In Sphaerospermopsis torques-reginae ITEP-024, the genomic window CGGTTAGTATACACAATTCAAAATCAAAATACTCACCAAATTGACACAAATCAGGCAATTTTTTCTCACACAAACTCTCAAACAAATTTTATGCTGTTGCGACCAGAACAACGTCTCAAGTTAGATGACACCGATGATAAATTGTTTTATGACTACCCACGCTTTGTCACCCATGTTGATGAAGGCTTTATTCAACAATTAACAGATTTATATCGTCAGCGACTCCAACCGAACACGCGCATTTTTGATATGATGAGCAGTTGGGTGTCTCATCTACCAGAAGAAATAGAATTTGCTCATGTGGAGGGACATGGACTCAACGCCGAGGAACTATCACGCAATCCTCGACTGAACCATTATTTCGTGCAAAATCTCAACTCACAACCTCAGCTACCTTTGCCAGATCAAGATTTTGATGTTGTTGTCAATTGTGTTTCTGTCCAGTACATTCAATATCCAGAGGCTGTATTTTCCGAGATTCATCGCATTCTCAAACCTGGTGGTGTGGCTATTATCAGCTTTTCTAACCGGATGTTTTATCAAAAGGCGATTCAAATCTGGCGGGATGCCTCAGAAGCGTCTAGAGTTGAGCTAGTTAAGCGTTATTTTGCTTCAGTACCAGGGTTTTCTACTCCTGAAGTAGTTGTCAATAAATCAACAGCGCCGAATTTTTTACAATGGTTAGGTTTACCAGGAGGAGATCCCTTCTATGCGGTGATAGCTTATCGCGTGGAATCATAAATCTATCAAAAGATTCGTCATCTTCAATACCAATCATGATCAAATAGTAAATTTTTGACCGGAAAGACTAGACTAAGCAGATAATTACCTCAACCCTCAAGCATGGAAGGAGCAAAAACGTGATTTTATCTCGTGGGCGCAGGATTTTAGCCAGTTTATTACTATGTGTTTTATTGCTGACTACCGCTTGTGCGGAAAAAGCACCCAATCGTTTTGATCAGGTACAACAGGAAAGCACAAAACAAAAAAGCGGTCAGGCAG contains:
- a CDS encoding class I SAM-dependent methyltransferase, producing MLLRPEQRLKLDDTDDKLFYDYPRFVTHVDEGFIQQLTDLYRQRLQPNTRIFDMMSSWVSHLPEEIEFAHVEGHGLNAEELSRNPRLNHYFVQNLNSQPQLPLPDQDFDVVVNCVSVQYIQYPEAVFSEIHRILKPGGVAIISFSNRMFYQKAIQIWRDASEASRVELVKRYFASVPGFSTPEVVVNKSTAPNFLQWLGLPGGDPFYAVIAYRVES